The stretch of DNA CTTGAAAGAGTGAATAAATATTGTTTACTTTTTTTAGGGTATAAATAGCTGTTTCCTTTACGGCTGTAAGCATATAAATAATCCATGCTGTCCAGTTCCCGGAATTAGTTACATCTCTCAAAAGGCTATAATAATCATTTTTGTATGTATTAATATACTTTGACAAATAAAGAATCGGGTAATCTAAAAGATTAAGTTTTGAGAGATATAAAACATTCAATACCCTTCCGGTTCTACCGTTTCCATCACTAAATGGGTGAATAGCTTCAAACTGGTGATGCAGGATAGCCATTTTAATTAAA from Bacteroidota bacterium encodes:
- a CDS encoding Fic family protein; its protein translation is LIKMAILHHQFEAIHPFSDGNGRTGRVLNVLYLSKLNLLDYPILYLSKYINTYKNDYYSLLRDVTNSGNWTAWIIYMLTAVKETAIYTLKKVNNIYSLFQETLDKVQKEIPDVYSYELVSLLFEQPYCKIAFLVDRNIASRNTASKYLGALVKIGILEKKQSGSESLYVNQELYQLLQQ